GGCTTGCCACCCCTTCGAACCTTAGTAGATCCGCCCTTGTTGAGGGATAGAGTGATACAAATTTTGAATTACTGGATCAACTGAAATTAAATcccacaagtggatatgttttTACCGTGGCAGAAATGCTCTGGACCCTCTAATCTTGGCAACTTTTGTTTAGTttctccttaaattttatgtGGTCTTTAATACCTccctccctcccctccccccccccaacttGAAAATTTGATAGTCTTGACCCCCTTAGATGCTGATGTGGCAAAGATTTAAGAGCGTGGGAGGGGGAAAAAAAAAAGCAGCTTTCAAATGGggtatttttcaaatattaattGCCACATAATCAAATATAATGATTTATTTTATTCCAATTGTATTTCTCGTTGTTTCTTCTAAATATACATTGCATATTTTATCCCAATTGTATTTTTTTAGATATAATGAATATATGTTTCAACTATGTATTTCTTATCTTTTTTGTTCGGTCCAAATCTATAAAAGTTAGTTGAAACTCCATTTATTTTAACTAGGTAAAAAGATGTGGCCAAAGTAATGAAGTTCAAATGCTGTATTTTCTACAAAAAAGAAtattgtatatttttatttttatttttatttttatacaatGACTATTAATTTAAACtatgcatttttctttttttgagtCAAATTCGTAAATATTTGGTCGGAATTTTACTATTTTTaactaaaatatttaataagGAGTTCCaacaaagtatttttttttattttttaggtgCAATGATAATATGTTCTAACTGTATATTTCTTTTTTTAACAAATATGTAAAATTAACttgattaaaatattattatcttCTGTCAAAAAAATTATAATCAAAATAACGTTGTTTCAAGATAGTTGGTggacataaaaatataaaaatatatattctatTATAAAAAATGCCACATGGACAAAAATAATCCATGTGACAGCGTGTGTGTCACACTCCCATGGATTGTCAGCGTCCACGGGGAGTCGAGGCTATAAAATTACCAAGTTCAGGGGGGAGGGTGGGTATTAAAGACCTCGTAAAGTTTAAGTGGGAActaaataaaaattactaagtttagGGGAATCCCCAACTATTCTGCCTTTTTATCGTTGGTGGACGAGTAatgtcttggaagtcgtccaagcaGATATGCATCGCCCGCTCTACAATAGAGTCTGAGTTCATATCTTTAGACAAAGCTAGTGAAGAAGCTGAATAGCTCCGAAATTTCTTAGAAGACATTTCATTTTTGCCCAAATAGTTGGCACctatatgcatacattgcgaGAGTCAAGTGGCAATAAGAAGGGCTGAAATCGTTAGATAACTACTCTCTAGTGAAATTATTACAACTCACAATGTAAAGTCAAAAGATAATTTATCgcatccacttacaaaaggcatAAGAGGTTGTTGAGATATTATCAAGAGGAATGAGACTACGGACGAGGAGAAGTCATCGTGGCGAtgactctacctagaagactggagattaCAACAAGATCTAAACTCAATCtgatttagaaaaaaaaattatgattGACGGTTCAATTTTGTCAAATAAGATTTTgcttcattcttgtgatgagacaatgttcagtgaTGATGATAAGGCATAAGGttgttttaataatttttaagtttGATATGAGattatcaaatagtgtatctacgagATTACACGTTTAGGAATGACCTATATAATTGAAAAGTGTTAGCCGATTCAAGGAGAATTTTATAATGTCatttctctacgcacttatgaaactaGGCAGTGTTCATGGCTTAAACGAATACAACAATGAGAACGTGTTACTTATGTTTTCTAGGTATACATCAAAGCTCGATAGTTCAAAGATATTAAATCTACGACTGACCgagtatattcgatatattcactaggaaaagttcaaaggaaaacttACTTATCTAGATGCAATTAGTCTTTACTTGCAAATCACATATTTTTTCACGCATGTTTCCATCATATAGTCATTCCCCATTCATACGGGAGATTATTAGATTTTAAAGTGTGGATAGAAAAGTCACATTTTGGATGGTACCTCTTCTCACTCTTTCATTGCCTGTAAATTCAAAAGCTTGGCCTCAATTTTAAATTACTAAACACACTAGAGAGTAGAGAAGCAGCATAAATCAACAAAGAAAACGAAAACGCAGGCGTGAACCACTTGAATAAACTAAAAACAGTGTCTTTCCTGCTTTTCTTGTTTTAAAAAATTATCATCTGAGGACGGGACGCTAGATACAAGCTTTCATCATTACTGTCCAACTGCCAAATGGCTTTCTAATTTACATAatcagagaaaaagaaaagcaaagaaagGAAGAAGAACCTAAAAGAATTCCTAAGAGAAAACTAAAAGCAAAGTCAAGAAGTGGGAGctaaattgtttttctttttcttctctggGCATTCAACCTATTCTCTTATCTTCTTGCTTCGCTTCTGTAAGACATGAAGAAAGATTTATATACTGGCAGTGGAATGCAACCATCTGCTGCAAATGGTATGATAAACAGGCATCATCTGTTTGGAGCAAAAGAAAGAGCCAACTCCACATCATGGAAATTGCATCTATCCTAATCCGGCACTTTGCTGAAAAGGGCTAAAACCATGTAGTTGTCTAATTCCAATATTTGAAGTTTATCATCCACTGCAACAATCACAAATCCCTTCTTGGTCTCGGAGTCGACGCGCCTGAGTGAGGCCTTTGGACTGGTTGAGTTCCAGGGTCATAATTTTGGGAAGCAAGATAGTTTAGGGCTGTAACTACGTCGGCTATGAGAGGGCGCATGTTGGGCTGCTCCTGGACACACATTGCGGCTACTGCAAGAGCTTGATACAAGCCTCTAACTGGATACTGACCTTGAAGCATTGGATCAGCCATTTGTGAGAACTTTCTACGGTCTTTGAACAATGGTCGAGCCTGCAAATATTGAAATGTAGCTCCGAGTATAAATTTCTTACCCATAAGTAGCCATTGACCAACTAAGAGTTTCGAACAAAAAGGCTCTTAACAACGCATCTGTAACAAAACTCTTCCACGCAATTGAGCAGCATATTATATGACATGATTTAGAGCTAAATAATTAGCAACGCAATGACACTTCTAGAGCTATCTCTTCTAAAAGCTTTCTAACAATCTCGAGAGAAGCAAGAACTGGATGAAACTAAATGTACTTTAGGTTGGTATGCATGGGATTTCGAAAAGCAAATAACTGGATAGGGCACCTTTACAACTAATTCATTATAGAAATGTAGATGACTTAATACTAAATGACACTGAGACTGCACAAAATTGCAGCGATGAGGTTCCGACTAGTAAGAAGATTGGTGTGTTTCCTAGGGAATTGTATCTTTTGTAGGTTCTCTAATACTTTGTATTACTAGTATGCAGGAGTAGTTCCCAACATTAAATAAATGATTATTTACcttatcataaaataaaataataagataTGCAAACATGCTGTAATGACTTAAAGACAAGCTGCCCCGTCATTGCATATGGAAACATGCTGTAATGACTTAAAGACAGCCTAGAGGTTCAAAATAATGGAGAACAGCAAGAAATGCCCAGAAACCAAAAGACGACACGGTATATTCAAGTCCAGGTGAAGCATTTGAGTGATTGATTCTCGAAAGCAGGCAAAAAAGATATTTCTGAAACCTTAGGGCATACTGAAAATCACAACAGGTAAGGTAGTTCAACTTAATAAGATATATCAACTAGTTGAAGATTTATGAAAAGACACAAATTCCGCAGCTTAACTTTAATAGCAAATTTTTTTTATCTTACCCATGCAACCAGATTCTGCTCCCCAGCAGCTCTTGACGTGTCAATTGCCCTTCTACCAGTAATAATTTCTAGAAGAACAACTCCAAAACTGTAAACATCAGATTTAAGTGTAAGCTGCCCCGTCATTGCATATTCTGGTGCACAATAACCATAGGTTCCCATGACTCTTGTGGAAACATGGGTTTTGTCGCCTACAGGACCCAGCTTAGCCAACCCAAAATCAGATAGCTTCGGGTTATAATCTTCATCAAGCAAAATATTGGAGCATTTTAAATCCCTGTATATAACAGGTGGATTCGCTTTATCATGCAAGTACTCTAGCCCCTTGGCAGCACCGGCCGCAATTTTCATTCTTGTATTCCAGTCTAGTCGTCTTTTTTCGGGTGAAAGCTCTGGATCATTTAAGCAAATACATGACATATTAAATGCCAAAGAAAAGATAACTCAGATATAATGACAcatcatttttttaattaaacaGGCTTAATTAAGGGAAAGACAAACTTCATAAGATTAACGAGAAAAGCCTACCCAACTAAGATACTGTATGCCACAATTGAAATCGCAAGTCATATTTTCCATTGGCTTCAAGTTTCTTTACCTTAACAAGCATCTGGAAATGCTTGGGAACACAAACAACTAGCTTCAAGTCCTGGCAGATATCAATTTGTATAAAAAAGGAAACTATGTAATAATATCTCCTTTTGGTTCCGCAAGATTTGATATCAATCCCTTGGATCACTAAGGACTTGACAAACTAACTAGAACTGTCGTCAAATAAATTCCAGATGAAAATGTCATTATCACCTTCTTTGGGTGAATAATGACTTAAGGTGGAAGTCACGCAATTGCCATTTGCATCTTAAGAatgcatttttttttttggagatcCAGAATACGCAACCATTAAACATACCATGTAGATGGTCTTCCAGTGATCCTAACGGCATGTACTCGTAAACTAGAAGTCTCTGATCTCCATCAGCACAATATCCAATCAAGTTGACAAGGTGTGGATGGTGAAGTAGGCTTAACATCAGGACCTCAACAAGGAATTCCCTGTTTCCTTGCAATCCATTTTGGTCAAGTTGCTTGATGGCCACGATCTACAAAAGAAAGCACTTTCAGGTCTCACAAACAATGTAAACAGTACATGAAAAAATCAATTGATTATACTGATCAATGGAAACAGAAGTATTCTACGACCAAGCACGGTATGGAGAGATCGAAGGGAATGACCCTGTGACACATGGAACGTATTAGGTGGATGAGCCTTGTTTTTCTTGAGGCTAGTAAGCTCTAGTATCTTTTCCCACTGATAGTACAGAAGTATAGACAAAAGCTAGTTATGCACAGAGGAAAAATCAATTCAAAGGAGGCAAAACTAAAATGTTGTAATCTAGAAGCACCCTAGTTATGTACAGAGGAAAATCAATTCAAAGGAGGCAAAACTAAAATGTTATATTCTAGTCGTGCTTCTAAAACTTATGCTGTTGATGTAATAATTCTTGCTACAGCCTCACAAGAGAGAGAGTTGCAGaaatattcttttttttaaatGAGAAGAGGATTAGAGGCAGGAGGATAGCATGAAAAAAAAGTGCAGGTAACGAAGATGTTCAATTAAACACTATCAGCCGAAGGACAGGAGACGAGGTATCGTGGCACAACATTCTAAGGGTGTAAACCTCAGAGGCAAAATATAAGAGGCAAATCATAAAGGCTTTTCTTCCTCAAAGTCATCGGGAATGGACTTTTGGTGTGAACAGGAATTAGGTGTTGCAAGGACTTTTGGTGCGAACAGGAAGCTCTTCAGCAGTATATCCATTCCCACCCCCATAAAGAAATTATGCTCTATTGAAAACTGGAATCCAATAACAGAACTTTTGAATTGTTGAACTTGGTCAAGATTTTAGAGGGTGAGGGCTGGTGAAGCTAGTGCAGACGGCAGATAAGAAAGAAGCAGATTGGACTGTTTCATCTCACTAGACTTAACCCTGGAAGCAATTTAGGGGGCTTACAACAGCAGTGTTTGTTAGCATAAAGCTAGTAGGATGAACTAGCTGCTGCTTATTTCTTCTTTAAAATTGCTGCTATTTAATGAAAAAAAATGGCCTACACTGAAATAACTTCTCCTTAAGCTGCTTCTTATAACAAGCAGATGATAACAAGAGATTGGCACGACCTTGAGGTGGAAGTGCATTATGATCATTTAAAATCTTCTATTTGTGCCGAGTTTTGATGAGGGTGCCGATTCCCTTTGTGTCAGTTTTATTAGTCTACCTATAAATGAGAAAAATTAAAAGGTTCTAGCTCTAAATCAAGAACCTGAAACTAGATTAGTTCTCTTCCATTAGTCGGAGTGAGTGGTTTCACAATAGTTGAGCTAAACCGAAGTTGGAGTCACATTTTAAAGACGAACCTTGCATCATCACTTCAAATTAAAGATAGAATATCAAAATCTACCGTACGTGCAGTGAAATCCATGCTGCTGCTTAGAAAGTCAAAACTCTTCCACTATTTTTAAAGGCTTTGCACTTTCCTCTCCAAAAGGAAGGAAGCAAGAAATAGTATAGCATGAGATTGGAGAGTTCCAACTCAAAATTAACTAATAAGAACAAAATATGTTTGAACACATTGATTACAAAAGGCAGGTCACACTCGTAATTCCATTTTAAGAGTTAATTTATGAGCTAAACCAACCTGATTGGTTCTCTCTAACCGCCCTTTATATACTCTACCAAAGCCTCCTTCTCCCAAGAGATAATCTGCCCTGAAATTTTTGGTTGCAGCAGCTAATTCACGAAATGTAAATGTATGTGCTGCGATATGTCCAGATCCACCATTTTTGGAGCTATCCTTCAGTTTTTCTGAAACAAGAAAAGTGAAAATTGTTAATGTTTCTGAGAAGTGAATGTCCGGAAGGCTAATGTTACTTCCAAGCAGCGTCTCATTGCTGAAAGGAAGAGAATTCTGCCTTCACTAACCATTTAGGAGAccgaaaacaaaacaaaacaaacagAGGTGGGGTGCTTTCTGATCATACATAAAAGCGAAATGCCTATCAGCAGTAATAGTACGTTGTGCTTACTAGATTTATAGTGTCCATAAACATTGCCAGACAAGCAACAAAAACTTAGtactccctccgtcccaatttGTGGCACTGTTTGAATTTCTAGAGTCAAATGGGCTTTTCTTTGACCAGAATTTTTCATGTgcttttttaatattttgaattgttaattattgtgactCATAGTACTTGTTACATCGttttcaaatatgtaatttatttccAAAAACTTAAAGATTCTATGTCCAAATAATTCACGGTCAAAATTAAGAAGTTAGATACTCGAAATCCGAACAgtgccacataaattgggacagaggAAGTGATAAATATAACAGATGCATTGATACTACATTTTTTTTACAATTTGACAATCTGATAAGACAATTGAAAAGTCCCAATGTTAACAGCATTCGGTGGCAAAAGAAAAATGATTCATTTGCAGTGAAACATTCTAGTAGAACTTAATTGGCCCTAGTCTCGAGGTGTTATCAATTCACCTCGACACAATAGCTCCAAACAACTTCAACCCCTTTTGAAGAGTGAACTCTTGTGCTCAAAACTTAAAAGCAGCTTGAGCAACATCACTCGAGGATTACAAGTCAGCATTCCGAGAAGGCCACCTTCGTCTGACCAAATTAACTGGACAAGCAGCCAAAACTAGAGAAACACGTTGCATTTAACCAAAAAGACCATTAAGACTTCATTTTTATACAATATCTCAATGTTTCCCTAAATATTTCCTTCAATAGCATTGGCTCGATTCCAGTATAAGTTGAAACCACAGAAGGCATGCACTGCAACAAAAAGCTCCTATTGTGAAAGTTTCGCCGCTTTGTACTATAATCTTGACTCAAAGTCTCGAATTACCTAATACCTATATTAAGTTTAGTACTCCATCTGCCCCATTTTATGTGCACGCTTTCCTTTTAGCCTGTTCCCAAAAAAAGACACTtttttatatttagaaacaatATAAATTTAAACTTTCTAATTTATATTTCCATCTTATGTGTGCAACTTattttagaccacaagtttcGAAAGCCTTTATTTCTTTAGTAACCAGTATGTTACATAAATTATTTCGAGGGGATAGGGTAAAACTCGAAAATGACAACCTCAACAAAGGGAACGACCAAAAAGAAACACATAATAGAATGGAACAAGGCATCTCATAAACTATACTACAAACAAAAATCAGCAAAATAGGACCATTTCCAAGCAAAATTAGTACCAAAAACCAAAAGCAGATTATGCCTCCTGAAAAGCTGATTAAGGTAGCTATGCAAGTGGGTATTTTGCGATGTGCCAAAAGGTGAAAATTCCAAAGAATCAACAAAAGAAATCACCAGAAAAAAAGGGGGGGAACTTTTAAATACTAAGATAGAAGATGGtaattaaaaagaaataaaaaaaaagattatAACTTTGGATACTGATAATGAAATGCCTTCATAGTTTACAATTGTACTAAAGAATTTAACAGTACCTAATGAGGATGGGATCTGATCAGCAGACTTGCTAATTTCTTGcttcttttctaatttcttgtttGAACAAAGGAAGCAtcccatttcttcttcttcttctgcctATATATTTTTTTCTCAGAGAAACAGAAGGGAGAGACAACCCTTTGAGAAAAGGGAAAGCAAGAAAGGGCCGACCAAACAGGATTTCTGACAGTGTAGAGAGAGTGAGAGAGATTAAATTCGGACAAATGTCTCGGGTATAAACCTTTTTGTTTGTGAATCATTTTGCTTAACTGCCCTTTGTTTCTTTGTTTTTATTAAATAGATCCAATATTCTCTATTAAGTGAAATAAAGCTAATATTTCATTATTTCTAATAATGAAGTTCATTATTTGCAAATGTTTGTTAGGCTACCATTATTTTGCAAATAATGAACTACTTTATTTGAAATATTGATAAAATGTTGAAAAGCTTGTTTGAGGAGTGTTTCAAGTGAAGTGATGAGGCCTACTATGTTGTATGGAGCCGAGTGATGGTCAGtcaagaagatgaaagtagcagagatcAGAATGTGGCATACCAGGAAAGACTAGATTAGGAATAAAGTTATTAGgtacaaggtgggtgtggcccccgTGAAAGACAAGTTGCGGGAATCGAGGTTGAGATGGTTAGGAGAGACACCGATGTCCCTGTGAGGGGGATGCGAGAGGTTGACCATAGCAGGGCAGAAGAGAAATAGAGGAAGACCTAGGAAGTACTGGGGAAAgatgattaggcaggacatggcacTATTTCAACTTATCGATGACATGACCCTCGATAGtgaggtgtggaggtcgaggattagggttgtGGGTTGATAGGTAGTCGAGAGTCTCTTCTAGTCGTACTGGTGGTAGTAGTACTAGTCTTGTATTCTCTTATTCCGAGTTCTTTGTTGTTAGACGATGTGGCATTATTGCCGGTAGTTTTCACACGTCTCTTGTAGCTTCGTATTCCTAGTTCCTTTGCTATAACATGGCATGCTATTTATTTATGTTATCTTATTTCCTTGCCATTGTTACTGTTTATTTATTGTGTCTTTTTCActgttcttgagccgagggtttatcggaaacaatCTGTCTTCCTTCATAAGATAGGGGTAAAATCTGCGTACATGTTATCCTCTCCAGACCCACTATGTGGGATTGCATTggatttattattgttgttattgtttcaaGTGAAGTAATGATTTTACTCATAAGTAACTAACTTCTATCTAAATGAAATTCATCTTCAATcgcaattgaacttccaaatattattttttaacattactttaaatattttcttatatcCATCAATTATATTGTCTAAAACCTGCCAACTTTTTGAGGAGAAAAAAGTTAAAGTGTTAGACAAAATTGCAACTCTTACgtttgttgtatttatgattcatattgtaaattttataatttaaatctctaaatttattgaaaattataATGAAAGTGTGGTTTTACGAATATTATTGGAATTTTAAATTGTGTCATTATTAATGCAATTGAGTGACGAGAATTCGGTCTTCACAAACTTGTGAAACTTTTCCTTAAGCTACTCCAACTACTGTTTACTATAGTCACCCGGATCGTGCTGACTCTGTTAGCAAACATTAATTAAATCATCTCCCGATTTGTCAATCTATTAAGTTGAGACAGCTCTGCATATAGTATTTTAGACTAATACTTCATTATCGCCTGATCCTTGCTATTTTAAAATGCACAGGTCCAATAAAAAGTTATAGTTGTTAAATATGAATGTTATATCAAGCAAAATAATATAATTGATGAAATAATTCTTAACTTATAAGTATAATTGTGTATCCTATTTGTAACAGAATCAAATTCGACACATACATGCATAATAAGATAAAACAATTTAGATGTACACTCAAAAATCTAGTAAGATAAGAAATAATTTTATATGAGTGAAAAATCTTTTAAAACAGGCCATAAATTTATAGTCGAATAAAAAGGAGAATAATTGTTTAACTCTATTCAAAGATCAAAAATAGCATATTGACTAAACAAATACTATAAcactttttataattttgtattgtTTGTAACAAAATCAAATTTGATGCATACATGCATAATgcgataaaataatttaaatgtaTACTCAAACATTTAGTAAGACAAGAAATAATGTTATATGAGTGAAAACTTTTAAATCGGTGATAAATCTATAGTtgtataaaaagaaaataattatttaagtcTATTCAAAGACCAAATAACATAATGACTAAACAAATACT
This sequence is a window from Nicotiana tomentosiformis chromosome 5, ASM39032v3, whole genome shotgun sequence. Protein-coding genes within it:
- the LOC104098955 gene encoding probable serine/threonine-protein kinase PBL7, with amino-acid sequence MGCFLCSNKKLEKKQEISKSADQIPSSLEKLKDSSKNGGSGHIAAHTFTFRELAAATKNFRADYLLGEGGFGRVYKGRLERTNQIVAIKQLDQNGLQGNREFLVEVLMLSLLHHPHLVNLIGYCADGDQRLLVYEYMPLGSLEDHLHELSPEKRRLDWNTRMKIAAGAAKGLEYLHDKANPPVIYRDLKCSNILLDEDYNPKLSDFGLAKLGPVGDKTHVSTRVMGTYGYCAPEYAMTGQLTLKSDVYSFGVVLLEIITGRRAIDTSRAAGEQNLVAWARPLFKDRRKFSQMADPMLQGQYPVRGLYQALAVAAMCVQEQPNMRPLIADVVTALNYLASQNYDPGTQPVQRPHSGASTPRPRRDL